Within Acidobacteriota bacterium, the genomic segment CTCGACATGAGCTCCGGCGCCACCCCTCAGCCGCTCATCCGCACCCCCTTCGACGAGTACGGCGCGGTCTTCTCGCCGGACGGCCGGTGGATCGCCTACACGTCCGAGGAGAGCGGCCGCGCCGAGATCTACCTTCAGAGCTACCCATCGCCCGCCACGAGGCTTCAAGTGACGTCGCAGGGCGGGTCCTACCCGAGATGGCGCGCCGACGGCGGTGAGGTCTTCTTCGTCACGAACACCTCCCACGAGTCGGCGATCGAAATCCGGCAGGCCGCGTCGGGTCCGGAGGCGGGGAAGGCCGTCGACCTCTTCGAGCTGCGCGGCGATTCGTGCGCGCCGGCGCCGGACGGCAAGCGCTTTCTCTGCGACATCCGGAAGGAAGACCCCTGGATGACCCCGATGACCTTCGTCGTCAACTGGCCCGCAATCGTCGCCGCCGGGAGCGCCCCGCGATGAGCCTTGCGGGGGGCTCGCGCCTCGGGCCGTACGAGATTCTCGCGGCGATCGGCGCGGGGGGGATGGGGGAGGTCTACCGGGCGAAGGACACCCGTCTCGATCGGACCGTCGCGATCAAGGTCCTCCCGTCGCACCTCGGCCAGCATCCGGAGGTCCGCGCCCGCTTCGAGCGGGAGGCGAAGGCGATCTCGAATCTGAACCACCCGAACATCTGCACCGTCTTCGACATCGGCACCCACGACGGGGTGGACTACCTCGTGATGGAGCTCCTCGAGGGGGAGTCGCTCGCCGCGCGCCTTGCGCGCGGGCCTCTTCCCCCCAACGAGCTCCTCCCCCGCGCCCTCGAGATCGCCGACGCCCTCGATCGAGCGCACCGCGGCGGCATCGTCCATCGCGATCTCAAGCCCGGGAACGTGATGCTCACGAAGGCGGGGGCGAAGCTCCTCGACTTCGGCCTCGCGAAGAGCATCGCCGCCGGCGCCCCCACGCTGCTGACAGCCGCACCCACCATGACGAGCCCCCTCACCGCGGCGGGGACGCTCGTCGGCACCTTCCAGTACATGGCCCCCGAGCAGCTCGAGGGAAAAGAGGCGGATGCGCGGAGCGACATCTTCGCCTTCGGCGCGCTCCTCCACGAGATGGCGACCGGAAAGCGCGCGTTCGAGGGGAAGACGCAGGCGAGCGTCATCGCGCGCGTCCTCGAGAGCGAGCCGCCGCCGCTCTCGCAGATCCAGCCGCTCGCACCTCCGGGGCTCGAGCGCCTCGTGACTCAGTGCCTCGCGAAGGATCCCGCCGAGCGCCGCCAGACGATGCACGACGTCCTTCTCGAGCTCCGGTGGATTCAGGAGGGAGGCTCGCGCGCGGGCGTTCCGGCCCCCGTCACCGTGAGGCGGCGCCGGGCCGAGGTCGCGCTCTGGACGCTCGTCGCGACGCTCGCGGCGACGTCTCTGATCTTCGCGGCGCTCTATGCGCGCACGGGACGCGCCCAGGAAAGGGTGATCCGCGCGATGATCCCGGCGCCGGCCGGGGCCAACTTCTACATGGCGGGTCCCGAGTGCGGGCCGGTGGCGGTCTCACCGGACGGGCGCCGGATCGTGTTCTCGGCGATGAAGGAGGACGGCTCCCGGCAGCTCTACGTGCGAGCCCTCGACGCGACGGCGGCGACGCCGCTCGCAGGAACGGAGAGCGGGGCGTATCCCTTCTGGTCTCCCGACAGCCGGAAGATCGCCTTCTTCTCGGACGGCAAGCTGCGGCAGATCGCCGCCGACGGAGGCCCGCCGCTCGTCCTGTGCGACGCCCCCAATCCGCGGGGCGGCTCCTGGGGACGCGCCGGGTTCATCGTCTTCGCACCCGTTCTCGACGGCGGCATCTCGAGCGTCCCGGAGGTGGGGGGGACCCCCTCGCCGGTCACGAAGCTCGATTCGGCGGAAGGCGGCGTCGAGGAGACGCATCGCTGGCCGTTCTTTCTTCCGGACGGAAAGCACTTTCTGTACTTCTCTCGCACGGTGGATCGCCGCGTCGAGTCCAACGTGACCAAGCTGGGAGCCCTCGACGGCGCGCCCGGGAAGG encodes:
- a CDS encoding serine/threonine-protein kinase, with amino-acid sequence MSLAGGSRLGPYEILAAIGAGGMGEVYRAKDTRLDRTVAIKVLPSHLGQHPEVRARFEREAKAISNLNHPNICTVFDIGTHDGVDYLVMELLEGESLAARLARGPLPPNELLPRALEIADALDRAHRGGIVHRDLKPGNVMLTKAGAKLLDFGLAKSIAAGAPTLLTAAPTMTSPLTAAGTLVGTFQYMAPEQLEGKEADARSDIFAFGALLHEMATGKRAFEGKTQASVIARVLESEPPPLSQIQPLAPPGLERLVTQCLAKDPAERRQTMHDVLLELRWIQEGGSRAGVPAPVTVRRRRAEVALWTLVATLAATSLIFAALYARTGRAQERVIRAMIPAPAGANFYMAGPECGPVAVSPDGRRIVFSAMKEDGSRQLYVRALDATAATPLAGTESGAYPFWSPDSRKIAFFSDGKLRQIAADGGPPLVLCDAPNPRGGSWGRAGFIVFAPVLDGGISSVPEVGGTPSPVTKLDSAEGGVEETHRWPFFLPDGKHFLYFSRTVDRRVESNVTKLGALDGAPGKVILRAPSNSLYASGHLLYIREESLMAQRMNPKSFELEGDAFPVADEVQFDSSFSQAIVSASENGVLLYQTGHGDSGSRLVWYDRAGKEIGQLGDRDTYWDVSLSASGDRVAVSISDVRTGPPDLWIFDVARGLRTRFTFDTHSDVAPVWSPDGARLAYASDRAGTSDLYAKLSSGAGTDEALLTSGDRKLPASWSADGKFIAYESTSDPNMKQDLWVLPLTGDRKPIAFLRTPFGERWPRFSPDGSFIAYTSNESGRNEIYVAPFPGPGGKWQISTTGGSRPRWRRDGKEIFYLSAMNAITSVEVSRDGPSLRAGEAKTLFRVVPGLIGTAYDVTADGQRFLVSSLLRNQTSTPLTLVVNWLPSAEAK